A window from Pseudobutyrivibrio ruminis HUN009 encodes these proteins:
- a CDS encoding amino acid ABC transporter ATP-binding/permease protein — MKKETSGLKIMARLIGLVKPLIFIMILGILLGSLGHLCAIFVTVLGAEGIVMVVNSISNPVLVRTLPKFFQLIVAVAILRGLLHYGEQYCNHYIAFRILAIIRHKVFEKLRVLCPAKLETKEKGNLITMITTDIELLEVFFAHTISPIAIAIIVSLFMLGFLWMQYPVAGIIAAIAYLTVGGMIPVSNEISSAEAGLKFRNKFGKMNSFILGALYGIDDTIQFRNGHKQLNRLNAKSDNLAEIKSDLVDYEKNQKLLTNLSIQAFSLIILVVMVVAYNKGRVSFEQVMVAVVGMMSSFGPVVALASLSNNLNQTLASGERVLALLDENPIVEEETDGVDLEMVANSRGNIATVNNVSFAYEDVEVIKNRTIDIPKGKILGIHGPSGCGKSTLLRLLMGFWKPDKGQIYYYDKTEGPTEIGDVNTASLRKNQSFVTQETWISQDTIAKNIAVAKPDATIEEIMDAAKKASIHEFIMSLPEGYDTKVGELGSTLSGGEKQRIGIARAFLHGGNMLLLDEPTSSLDSLNEGIILKSLKEEAKDKTVVLISHRKSTMGVADSVIDF, encoded by the coding sequence ATGAAGAAAGAAACATCTGGATTAAAAATCATGGCACGCTTAATAGGCCTGGTAAAACCGCTGATATTTATTATGATTCTTGGTATTTTGCTGGGAAGTCTGGGACATTTGTGTGCCATTTTCGTTACGGTGCTTGGTGCAGAAGGAATAGTAATGGTAGTCAACAGTATATCTAACCCTGTTCTGGTTCGTACCTTGCCTAAGTTTTTCCAGCTGATTGTGGCTGTGGCAATACTTAGAGGTCTGCTTCATTATGGAGAGCAGTATTGCAATCACTACATTGCATTTAGAATCCTTGCTATCATCAGACACAAGGTTTTCGAGAAGCTTCGTGTGCTTTGCCCAGCCAAATTGGAAACAAAGGAAAAGGGTAATCTGATCACAATGATTACAACAGATATAGAGCTTTTAGAGGTGTTTTTTGCTCACACAATTTCACCTATCGCAATTGCGATAATAGTGTCCCTGTTTATGTTGGGATTTTTGTGGATGCAGTATCCTGTGGCAGGCATTATTGCGGCAATCGCATATCTTACTGTAGGTGGTATGATTCCTGTTTCTAACGAGATAAGCTCTGCTGAGGCGGGTCTTAAGTTTAGAAATAAATTTGGCAAGATGAACAGCTTTATCTTGGGAGCTTTATATGGTATCGATGATACGATTCAGTTCAGAAATGGCCATAAGCAATTAAATAGATTAAATGCAAAGTCAGATAATCTGGCGGAAATCAAATCGGATTTGGTGGACTATGAAAAGAATCAGAAGCTACTTACAAATCTGTCTATCCAGGCATTTTCATTAATCATTTTGGTAGTAATGGTGGTTGCCTACAACAAGGGCCGCGTTTCCTTCGAGCAGGTGATGGTGGCTGTTGTTGGCATGATGAGTTCCTTTGGACCAGTTGTAGCCCTTGCATCATTATCCAATAATCTCAATCAGACCCTCGCCAGTGGTGAGAGAGTGCTTGCACTTTTGGATGAAAATCCAATTGTAGAGGAAGAGACAGATGGCGTGGATTTGGAAATGGTGGCCAATTCAAGGGGAAATATTGCTACAGTAAACAATGTTTCATTTGCCTATGAGGATGTTGAGGTTATCAAGAACAGAACAATCGATATTCCTAAGGGCAAAATTCTTGGAATTCACGGACCAAGCGGCTGTGGCAAATCCACATTGCTAAGGCTTTTAATGGGATTTTGGAAGCCAGACAAGGGGCAGATTTACTATTACGACAAGACTGAAGGCCCTACTGAAATCGGTGATGTAAATACAGCATCCCTTAGAAAAAATCAATCCTTTGTCACACAGGAAACCTGGATTAGTCAGGATACCATTGCAAAAAATATTGCAGTGGCAAAGCCGGATGCGACCATCGAAGAAATTATGGATGCGGCAAAGAAGGCCAGCATACATGAGTTTATAATGAGTCTCCCAGAAGGCTACGACACAAAGGTGGGAGAGCTTGGTTCTACACTTTCGGGAGGAGAGAAGCAAAGAATCGGCATAGCCCGCGCATTCCTTCATGGAGGAAATATGCTTCTTTTGGATGAGCCTACCAGCTCACTTGATTCTTTAAATGAAGGAATCATCCTTAAATCTCTAAAGGAAGAGGCTAAGGACAAAACAGTAGTGTTAATTTCTCACAGAAAATCCACTATGGGAGTGGCCGATTCAGTAATAGATTTTTAA